From the Halalkalicoccus sp. CGA53 genome, one window contains:
- a CDS encoding DUF7344 domain-containing protein, whose product MELTDESPLSESGLDAIFGALATERRRSIVRCLADHGSPLTLDVLADVLASAEHSAGTERPNSEAVDEVYTSLYHVHLPKLADAGIVEYDRQGDTVSRAEHADAAIGLLHPPQTALSG is encoded by the coding sequence ATGGAGCTGACTGACGAGTCCCCGCTCTCGGAGTCGGGACTCGACGCGATCTTCGGTGCGCTCGCGACCGAACGCCGTCGATCCATCGTTCGCTGTCTCGCCGACCACGGGTCGCCGCTCACACTCGACGTGCTCGCGGACGTCCTCGCCAGCGCGGAGCACTCGGCGGGGACCGAGAGGCCGAACTCGGAGGCCGTCGACGAGGTCTACACCTCGCTCTATCACGTCCACCTCCCGAAGCTCGCCGACGCCGGCATCGTCGAGTACGACAGACAGGGCGATACGGTCTCCCGTGCGGAGCACGCTGACGCGGCGATCGGCCTCCTTCACCCACCACAGACTGCACTCTCCGGCTAG
- a CDS encoding 50S ribosomal protein L11, which yields MAGTIEVLVPGGEANPGPPLGPELGPTPVDVQAVVSEINEQTAAFDGTEVPVTVTYEDDGSFELEVGVPPTAALIKDEAGFETGSGVPQEEFVADLSIDQVRQIAEQKHSDLLSYDVKNAAKEVVGTCVTLGVTIEGDDPREVAAKIDDGEYDDALAEAPAA from the coding sequence ATGGCTGGAACGATCGAGGTGCTCGTTCCGGGCGGCGAGGCCAACCCCGGCCCGCCGCTCGGTCCCGAGCTGGGCCCGACGCCCGTGGACGTACAGGCAGTCGTATCGGAGATCAACGAGCAGACCGCGGCGTTCGACGGCACCGAGGTCCCCGTCACCGTCACCTACGAGGACGACGGCAGCTTCGAGCTCGAGGTCGGCGTGCCGCCGACGGCCGCGCTGATCAAGGACGAGGCCGGCTTCGAGACGGGAAGCGGCGTCCCCCAGGAGGAGTTCGTCGCGGACCTCTCGATCGACCAGGTCAGACAGATCGCCGAGCAGAAACACTCCGACCTGCTCAGCTACGACGTGAAGAACGCCGCGAAGGAGGTCGTCGGCACCTGCGTGACCCTCGGCGTCACGATCGAGGGCGACGATCCCAGAGAGGTCGCGGCGAAGATCGACGACGGCGAGTACGACGACGCGCTCGCCGAGGCCCCGGCAGCGTAA
- a CDS encoding amphi-Trp domain-containing protein, which yields MIEIEEETEMSREEIAEYFEALAEGFRGDGEFEVVVGKARIDVDPSDPSEVEVEYEDDGSEAELEIEVEWYYGEEDDETGAEGDDGDEESEE from the coding sequence ATGATAGAGATCGAGGAGGAGACCGAGATGAGCCGCGAGGAGATCGCCGAGTACTTCGAGGCGCTCGCCGAAGGCTTCCGGGGAGACGGCGAGTTCGAGGTCGTCGTCGGGAAGGCACGGATCGACGTCGATCCGAGCGACCCCTCCGAGGTCGAAGTCGAGTACGAGGACGACGGCAGCGAGGCCGAACTCGAGATCGAAGTCGAGTGGTACTACGGCGAGGAGGACGACGAAACCGGGGCCGAGGGCGACGACGGGGACGAGGAGTCCGAGGAGTAG
- a CDS encoding 50S ribosomal protein L1, giving the protein MADQELEEVVSRALEDRPKRNFRETVDLAINLRDLDLNDPSNRVDTSVVLPSGTGQDTKIAVFADGETGVRAEEVADEVLSGDDIADLGDDTDAAKDLAGEIDFFIAEQAMMPRIGANLGTVLGPRGKMPTPLSPDDDVVETVNRMKNTVQLRSRDRRTFHTLVGAEDMEPEEIADNIDVILRRLYADLEKGPQNIDSVYVKTTMGPSVEVV; this is encoded by the coding sequence ATGGCAGATCAGGAACTAGAGGAAGTGGTCTCTCGCGCGCTCGAGGACCGACCGAAACGGAACTTCCGTGAGACGGTCGACCTCGCGATAAACCTGCGCGATCTGGATCTCAACGACCCGTCGAACAGAGTGGATACCAGCGTCGTCCTCCCGTCGGGAACGGGCCAGGACACGAAGATCGCCGTCTTCGCGGACGGCGAGACCGGCGTTCGCGCCGAGGAGGTCGCCGACGAGGTGCTCTCGGGCGACGACATCGCCGACCTCGGCGACGACACCGACGCCGCGAAGGATCTCGCCGGCGAGATCGACTTCTTCATCGCCGAGCAGGCGATGATGCCCCGCATCGGTGCGAACCTGGGGACCGTCCTCGGCCCGCGGGGGAAGATGCCGACGCCGCTGTCGCCCGACGACGACGTCGTGGAGACGGTGAACAGAATGAAGAACACCGTCCAGTTGCGAAGCCGCGACCGGCGGACGTTCCACACGCTGGTCGGCGCCGAGGACATGGAGCCCGAGGAGATCGCCGACAACATCGACGTGATCCTCAGACGGCTCTACGCCGACCTGGAGAAGGGGCCACAGAACATCGACTCCGTCTACGTGAAGACGACGATGGGCCCGTCGGTGGAGGTGGTCTGA